One Archangium violaceum genomic window, CGGCTCCGACGCCCGCGAGCACCCCGAGGAGGGCACCTCGCAGGTAGATGCGGCGCGGGCGACCCATGGCGACCAGCGCGTAGTAGAGGGTGTTGCTCACCAGGTCGCCGATGAGACTCTGCCGGTACAGCGCGCGGCCATGGGCCGGGCTCCGGCCGAGCCAACGGGAGAGCTTCTTCAGCGAGCGCATGCCGAGCACGTCCATGCGCGGCGGGTGTTTCAGCACGGCGCGCGCGCCCTGGTGGACGAGCGTGAGGGAGACGGCGCCCACGAAGCCGGGGCCGAGGGACTGGAAGAATCCGCGGGGCTGGGAAACGAGTTCACTCATGGTGCCCTCAAGCTAGGCACCGGGAGCGCCGTATTCCGGGTTTGGGATGGATGCTCGTCTGGTGGGGGCGCGAGGAGGCTGTATTCACCCCTGGGTTTGTGGCGAATATACCCGCCCCCCTCTCCCCCGAACTTCCCCCCAGGGACCCGCGTTGTTCCATCACAGCATGTTGCACCTTCCCGGCTACACACTTCGCGGGGCCATCAAGGCCACCGGCACCAATCTGATCTTCCACGCGGTCCGCGATGCCGATGGCCGCCCCCTCATCCTCAAGACGCCCGTGGCGTCCTCCCTGGGCCCACGAGAGCTCGAGCGCTACCACCGGGAGCACGACATTCTTCAGCGGCTCCAGGACGTGCGCGGCGTCACCCGCGTGCATGCCCTCGAACGGCTCCATGAGCGCCCGATGCTCCTGTTGGAGGAGGTGGAGGGCGAGCCCCTGTCCGAGCTCACCGGCCGCCCCTTCGAGGTGCTCCGCGCGCTGGAGCTGACGCTCTCCCTGGCGTCCACCCTGGCCGAGCTCCACCGCCGCGGCGTCATCCACAAGGACCTCAAGCCCTCCAACGTCATCGTCACCCCGTCGGGCGAGACACGGCTCATCGACTTCGGCACCGCCACCGTGCAACTCGTCGAGCACGTGGATGCCGCCCCCGCGGCGCTCATCGAAGGCACCCTGGCCTACATGTCCCCCGAGCAGACCGGGCGCATGAACCGCGCGGTGGACTACCGCACCGACCTCTATTCGCTGGGTGTCACCCTCTACGAGCTCCTGACCGGAGATCGGCCCTTCCAGGGACGCGACGCGCTCGAGTGGTTCCATGCCCATATGGCGCAGGCGCCCCAGCCACCGCTGGAGCGTGTTCCGGGCCTGCCTCCCGTGCTGTCCGCCATCGTGATGAAGCTGCTGGCCAAGGTCGCCGAGGAGCGCTACCAGAGCGCCGACGGGCTCAAGGCCGACCTCGAGCGGTGCCGGGACGACCTGCTCCGGGGCGTGCACGAGGACTTTCCCCTCGGAGTGCATGACTACTCCGCGCGCTTCCAACTTCCCCAGCGCCTCTATGGGCGGGACTCCGAGGCCGCGGCGCTGCGCCAGGGTTTCGAGCGCGTGGCTCAGGTTGGACGGCCCGAGCTGTTCCTGGTCCGGGGTTACTCCGGCATCGGCAAGTCCGCCGTGGTGCACGAGCTGCACAAGCCGGTGGTGCGCCAGCGTGGCTTCTTCCTCAGCGGCAAGTTCGACCAGTTCCAGCGGGACATCCCCTACTACACCCTGGCCCAGGCCATCCGCGGCCTGACGCAACAACTGCTCGCGAGCACCGACGAGGAGCTGGCCCGTTGGTGTGCGCACGTGAACGAGGCCTGGGAGGGACAGGGCCAGGTCCTCGTGGACGTGGTGCCGCAGCTCGCGCTCGTCGCCGGCAAACAGCCCCAGGTCCAGGAGCTGCCGCCCTCGGAATCCCAGCACCGCTTCAATCGCGTCTTCCGCAAGTTCCTCGGCGTCTTCGCCAGCCCCGAGCACCCCCTCGTCGTCTTCCTGGATGACCTCCAGTGGGCCGACCTCGCCAGTCTCCAGCTCCTCCACCACCTGCTCACCCACCCGGAGACGCCTCCGGTCCTGCTCATCGCGGCCTACCGCGACAACGAGGTCGATCCCGCCCACCCGGTGGCGCTGGCGTTGGAGGGCCTGCGCAAGGCCGGTGCCCGGATGACCGACCTCCAGCTGAAGGCGCTGGGCCTCGAGGAGGTGCGTCAGCTCGTCGCCGATGCGCTCCCGGGCGCGGACGCCGCGGTCCTCGAGCCGCTCTCGGCCCTGGCGCTCGAGAAGACCGGAGGCAACCCCTTCTTCCTGCTGCAGTTCCTGCTGACGCTCAACCAGGACGGGCTCCTGGTCCGCACGCCCGAGGGCCCCTGGCGCTGGGACGCCGAGGCCACCCGTGCCAGGGGCTACTCTGACAACGTCGTCGACTTCATGGCCGGCAAGCTGCGCCAGCTTCCCCTGGGGACCCAGCACCTGCTGCGGCTCGCGGCCTGCGTGGGCAATGCCTTTCCGCTCCAGTTGCTCGGCCTCATCTCCGACACCAGGGAGTCCTCCGAGGTGGAGCGGGGCCTGGAGCCCGCGCTCCTGGAGGGCATGCTGGTGCGGGCCGGTCCGGAGCAGTACCGCTTCCTCCACGACCGCATCCAGCAGGCGGCCCATGCCCTCATCCCCGAAGCGGAGCGCAAGGCCGTCCACCTGCGCATCGGCCGGCTGCTGCTGGCGAGCCTGTCTTCGGAAGCGGTGCAGGAGAAGCTCTTCGACGTCGTGAGCCAGTTCAACGCCGGGGCGGAGTTGCTCGACGACCCCGAGGAGCGGCTCCGGGTGGCTCGCCTGAACGCCAAGGCCGGACGGAAGGCCAAGGCCTCCACCGCGTTCGGCTCGGCCATCGCCTATCTCACCACGGCCTTCCAGCTCCTCCCGGGAGACCCGTGGGAGACCGACGCCGGGCTGGCCTTCAGGATTCAGCTCGACCGGGCCACCTGCGAATTCATGAGCGGCAACGCCGCCGAGGCGCGCCGCCTGGTGGAGGAGCTCCGGCCCCGGGCCCGCACCTGCTCGGACACGGCGGCCGTCTACCGCTTGAAGGGCAACCTCCACATCGCCGCCAGTGAGATTTCCGCGGCCATCGCCTGCCTCCTGGAATGTCTTGCCCAGATGGGCATGCCCATCTCCCCGAGCCCCTCATGGGAGGAGGTCGTGGCCGCCAACGAGGAGGTGGGGAAGCTCCTGGGAGAGCGCCCCATCGCGAGCCTCGTCGACCTGCCTCGTATGGAGGACCCGGACACGGAGGCGGTGATGAGCGTGCTGGGCGCCCTGTTCGTGCCGGCGCTCCTGACCGACCCGAACCTGCTCATCCTCAACCTGTGCCGGATGGTCTCCTTGAGCATCCGCCACGGAAATAGCGGCTCGGCCGCACAGGGGTATGGCTGGTACGGCGTGGTGCAGGGCTCCACCTTCAATCGCTACCAGGAGGCCCATGCCTTCGGCCAGCTCGCGTGGGCCATCGTCGAGCGCTACGACCTCTCCGCCTTCCGGGGAAAGATTCTCTACATCCAGGAGACCATCAACAACTGGACCGAACCCCTGTCCAACTCGCTGGAGGCCAACCGCAGGGCCTTCCATCTCGCGCTCCAGGGCAGTGATCTCCAGATCGCGAGCTACTGCGCCAATCACCTCGTCACGCTCCGGCTCATGCTGGGGCACGACCTGGAGGAGGTCTACCAGGAGTCGGTCGTCCGCCTCGCCTTCATGCGCAAGGCGAGCTTCCCGGACATGCAGTACATCCTGCACCACCAACAGCTCTACGTGCAGCAGCTGCGCGGCCTCTCCCCCTCGTTCGGCTCACTCACGGGAGAGGACTTCGACGAGGCGTCGTTCGAGGCCGGGCTGAGCCCCGCCCGCCTGAGCAACATGCGGTACTGGTACTGGACCCTCAAGATGCAGGCGCGCTTCCTGCGTGGTGCCCATGCCGAGGCGCGCGAGGCGGGAGCCCGGGCCGCGGAGCTGAGGTGGTCCTCGCTCGGGCAGGTCCGGCGCCTGGACTTCCACCTCTTCCACGCCCTGACCCTGGCCGCCTGCTACGGCGACATGTCACCCGAGGAGCAACCCCGGACCCTGGAGGTCCTGCGCGAGCACCAGCAACTGCTCGCCGAGTGGGCCAACCTCCAGCCCGCGACCTTCCGTGCCCCCGAGCGGATGGTGTCCGCGGAGCTGGCCCGCATCCTGGACCGTGAGGGCGAGGCCCTCCGTGCCTACGAGGAGGCACATCAGTCGGCCCGGGAGCACGGCCTCATCCAGCACGTGGCCCTGGCCTGTGAGCTCGCCGCCCGCTTCTGGTACGAGCGGAAGGTGCCGACGCTCGCGGACACCTACGCGCGCAAGGCCCGGGAGGCGTACCTGCGCTGGGGCGCCAGGGGCAAGGTCGCGCACCTGGACTCCCAGTGGCCCCACCTGGCCTGCTCCGCCGGCTCCGAGGGGACCACCACCGAGACGGACTCCACCCAGATCGACGCGCTCACGGTGGTGAAGGCCCAGCAGGCCATCTCGGGTGAAATCGTCCTCGAGCGGCTGGCGGCCACGCTGCTGCGCGCCGCCCTGGAGAACGCCGGGGCCCAGCGTGGCGCCCTGTTGTTGCCTCGCGGCGACAAGCTCTCGGTGGTCGCCACCGCGGGCACTTCGCCGGAGGACTCCGCCTCCAGCGCGGACGGAGTCCAGCTGCCCTGGACCCTCATTGCCTACGTCAGGCGCACGTGCGAGCACCTGCTCATCGGTGACGTCTCCCAACCCCATCCCTTCTCGTCCGATGAGTACCTCGAGGACGGCCGCGCCCGCTCCGTGCTCTGTCTGCCCCTGCTGCGCCAGGAGGGGTTCCGCGGCGTGCTGTACCTGGAGAACGGACTGGCCACCAACGCCTTCACTCCCGCCCGCATCGCCCTGCTCGGGCACCTCGCCAGCCAGGCCGCCATCTCCATCGAGAACGCCCAGCTCTACGCCGAGGTCCAGCGCGCGGAGAGTGCCCTGCGCAGTGCCAATGACGAGCTCGAGCGGCGCGTGGAGGAGCGCACGCAGGAGCTCAAGAAGACCCAGGCCCGCCTGGTGGACTCCGCGCGCGGAGCGGGGATGGCCGAGGTGGCCGTCAACGTGCTCCACAACGTCGGCAACGTCCTCACCAGTGCCGTCATCAACCTCCAGTCCATGCTCGAGCTGGTGAACACCTCGCGCGTGGGCCGGCTCAAGCAGGTCACCTCCCTGTTCGAGGAGCACCGGGGAGATCTGGCGGACTTCTTCACCCGGGATCCGCGTGGCGCCCAGCTTCCGGCCTATCTCTCCGCGCTCGGAGACGAGCTGCTCCGCGAGCAGAAGACGCTCCAGGAGAGCATGGGCGCCATGGGCAAGCACATCGAGCACATCCGCGCCATCGTCCAGGTCCAGCAGACCTATGCGCGCAACACGCTCGTCATCGAGGAGTGCGATCTCTCCCTCCTCGTCGAGGATGCCCTGAGCATCCAGCTGCCCTCCCTCCACCGCCACGGCATCACCGTCACCCGGGAGCTGTCCTCGGTGCCCAGGCTGCGGCTCGACAAGCACAAGGTGGTGCAGATCCTCGTCAACCTCATCAGCAACGCCAAGAACGCCATGCAGGCCCTTCCCAACAGGCGGCCGCACCTGCACGTCCGGCTCGTGGCCGAGGGCAACACGGCCCTCATCCAGGTGGTGGACAACGGCATGGGCATCGTGCCGGAGATCCGCGAGCGGCTCTTCTCCCAGGGCTTCACCACCCGGGAGAACGGGCACGGTCTGGGGCTGCACTCCAGCGCACTGGCGGCGAAGATGTTGGGGGGGCGGATCCTCCTGGCGAGCGAAGGGCCGGGCAAGGGCGCCACGGCCACCCTCGAGCTGCCGCTCGCGCCGGGTGGCTCGAGCAAGCCATGAGCTGGAGCATCAGCTCGCGCGCTTCGGCAGTGTCACCATCCTGGATGGCCTGGAAGAGGGATTCGTAGGGGATGTTCCGCCTGAGCTGATCGAACTTACCGGAGATGAAGTATCCGCGGCGTTCGACGAGCGGCCTGTGCACCTCGTGGGCGAGCGCACTCTTCCCAATGCCCGAGTAGCCGGCCACGAGGACGAGCTCCGCCCAGCCTTCGGACACACGATCGAAGATCGCGAGGAGTTGCTCACTCTCACGCTGGCGCCCGTAGAGTTTCCGCGGGAGCTGCAAGCGCTCGGAGACATCTCCGCGTCCGAGTCCGAAGGACGAGATGGAGCCCGTCGCACGTAACTCCTCGCGACATCGCCGGAGGTCTCCAACGAGAGCCCAGGCGCTCTGGTAGCGGTCCTCCGCCCTGACACGTAGGGGAGAGACCCTTCGAGTCCCCTCGGGCCGAAGACAGCTGGAGTCTCGTGCGACAGCTCTGTCGCGATACCGAAGTCGATGAGCTTGAGCTCATCGGTGCTCGGGTTCCAGATGATGTTGGAGGGGTTGATGTCCTTGTGGATGACGTGGCGCCGGTGGACACGCTCAGGATCTCCGCGAGCCGAAGTGCCGGCTCCAGGAACCGCGGGAGCTCCACTGGGCGGCCCTTCAGGAGGCGGGCCAGGGACTCCGCGCCGAAGTCCTCGAGAATGATCGCCACGCTCGTGCCGAACCGCTCCAGGGCGAGCACCTCGATGATGCCCTCCATCGCGAGCTCTCGTGTCAGCCGGTACTCGCGGTGAAGCCTGGCAACCTGCTCGGTGCTGGGGAACTCCGCGTTCAGGACCTTGAGGATCACGGGCCGCGCGTCGGCGGTTCGGGTCGCCCGGTAGATGAGGGATTTGGTGCTGGTGAAGAGCGTCTCCCTGACTGTTCACCTGGTGGGATGCCGCCTCTCAAAGAGAGATGGCCAGGTTGTCTATGCTCGAGTTTCGCAGTCTCGGGGGATGGAGAGCGCGTCAGCAGGACATGAGAGGGCATGTGGCCCTCATGAGCATGTAAGTAGAAACCGAGGAGCCGGGCGAATGAGCCGTCACAGCGCCGTCACGCCCCTTGCGGAAGAAGGCGTGCGCCCAGGCCGGTGCAACAACGACAACGCGTATTCACGAAGACAGGGGGTACAACACCATGAAGAAGATTCAATGGATGGGAGCCCTGGAGTTGCCGTTGGCGGCGTAGGAGCTGGCGGTGGGCCGCGGCGACCCTGGCCAGCCAGACCCATGAGCGCCGGATTGCCCCTTGCATCTCTTGCTGGACAAGGCCGGCTGCACACCGCGACGTCCGTTCCCTGCAACTCGTCGCACGCCTTGAGATTTATCTGCTGGGCTTGCCCAAGCAGGGATCGGAACTCAAGGCGGGGGCCCTCGCCCGCCGCTTCCGGCTCCGTTTTTAAAAATTTACTACAGTCCTGGTGCTTCTGTGTCATAAGCGCCTGGCTTCCGCTTGGGATCGCCTTACTTCATCGGCGCTGCCAGCGCGACTTTTCGGGGGGGACCGAACTCTATGACACAGAAGTACCAGGTCATTGCCACGAAACGTGGCTGGCCGATTGCGCAGCCATTGCTGCTCTCTGGAGGGGGGAATGTGATCAACACCAACCGCACGCACTTTTAATACGCGCACTGTCCATCCATATCATTTCATCACGCATCATCATCACAAGTCGGGCCGCATGTTCGAGGCGAAGGTTCGCGTGGACTTCAGCCGTCTGTATCTGAACTACCAGGAGGTCTCGCGCGGCGGCATTCTCTGGGGCAGCGACCGTCGGTACTTCTTCGAGCGCGAGGTGCTGTGCACGCACAAGCCGGCGGATCGCAAGAACGAGTGCGGCGTCTTCATTGAGTACACGGATCTCGTGACGGGCAGGCGCGTCGCCACCCCGACGCTCGACCCGAACAACCTCGAGGAGCAGAAGATGGTCCTGCAGGCGGCCGAGCGCCTGTACCAGCAACTCAACGACGAGCTGTTCAGCGGGGTCTCGCAGCCGGCGCCCTGGTTGGGCGCGCCCCCGCGGCCGCTCTTCGGGAGCCGCGTGCGCGCGCAGTCGTTCACCAGCTACCAGCAGATCGTGAGGGAGTACGTGTTCCAAAGCCCGCAGTCGATCAACGTCGGAACGACTGAGCTGCCGGCTGTGGTCTCCTGCGTCCGCCGGAACGTGGACGGACTGATCGAACGAGACATGCGTTACCCGTGCAATACGTACTGGGAGGGCTGATGCCCGGGGTGTGACGTCTGTCTGTGCCTTATGCTTCTGGGGTCCAGGTTGTCTGTTCTTCAGTGCATTGTCTGTCCTGAAGGACATGTCTTGTTCTTATGT contains:
- a CDS encoding trifunctional serine/threonine-protein kinase/ATP-binding protein/sensor histidine kinase, which produces MLHLPGYTLRGAIKATGTNLIFHAVRDADGRPLILKTPVASSLGPRELERYHREHDILQRLQDVRGVTRVHALERLHERPMLLLEEVEGEPLSELTGRPFEVLRALELTLSLASTLAELHRRGVIHKDLKPSNVIVTPSGETRLIDFGTATVQLVEHVDAAPAALIEGTLAYMSPEQTGRMNRAVDYRTDLYSLGVTLYELLTGDRPFQGRDALEWFHAHMAQAPQPPLERVPGLPPVLSAIVMKLLAKVAEERYQSADGLKADLERCRDDLLRGVHEDFPLGVHDYSARFQLPQRLYGRDSEAAALRQGFERVAQVGRPELFLVRGYSGIGKSAVVHELHKPVVRQRGFFLSGKFDQFQRDIPYYTLAQAIRGLTQQLLASTDEELARWCAHVNEAWEGQGQVLVDVVPQLALVAGKQPQVQELPPSESQHRFNRVFRKFLGVFASPEHPLVVFLDDLQWADLASLQLLHHLLTHPETPPVLLIAAYRDNEVDPAHPVALALEGLRKAGARMTDLQLKALGLEEVRQLVADALPGADAAVLEPLSALALEKTGGNPFFLLQFLLTLNQDGLLVRTPEGPWRWDAEATRARGYSDNVVDFMAGKLRQLPLGTQHLLRLAACVGNAFPLQLLGLISDTRESSEVERGLEPALLEGMLVRAGPEQYRFLHDRIQQAAHALIPEAERKAVHLRIGRLLLASLSSEAVQEKLFDVVSQFNAGAELLDDPEERLRVARLNAKAGRKAKASTAFGSAIAYLTTAFQLLPGDPWETDAGLAFRIQLDRATCEFMSGNAAEARRLVEELRPRARTCSDTAAVYRLKGNLHIAASEISAAIACLLECLAQMGMPISPSPSWEEVVAANEEVGKLLGERPIASLVDLPRMEDPDTEAVMSVLGALFVPALLTDPNLLILNLCRMVSLSIRHGNSGSAAQGYGWYGVVQGSTFNRYQEAHAFGQLAWAIVERYDLSAFRGKILYIQETINNWTEPLSNSLEANRRAFHLALQGSDLQIASYCANHLVTLRLMLGHDLEEVYQESVVRLAFMRKASFPDMQYILHHQQLYVQQLRGLSPSFGSLTGEDFDEASFEAGLSPARLSNMRYWYWTLKMQARFLRGAHAEAREAGARAAELRWSSLGQVRRLDFHLFHALTLAACYGDMSPEEQPRTLEVLREHQQLLAEWANLQPATFRAPERMVSAELARILDREGEALRAYEEAHQSAREHGLIQHVALACELAARFWYERKVPTLADTYARKAREAYLRWGARGKVAHLDSQWPHLACSAGSEGTTTETDSTQIDALTVVKAQQAISGEIVLERLAATLLRAALENAGAQRGALLLPRGDKLSVVATAGTSPEDSASSADGVQLPWTLIAYVRRTCEHLLIGDVSQPHPFSSDEYLEDGRARSVLCLPLLRQEGFRGVLYLENGLATNAFTPARIALLGHLASQAAISIENAQLYAEVQRAESALRSANDELERRVEERTQELKKTQARLVDSARGAGMAEVAVNVLHNVGNVLTSAVINLQSMLELVNTSRVGRLKQVTSLFEEHRGDLADFFTRDPRGAQLPAYLSALGDELLREQKTLQESMGAMGKHIEHIRAIVQVQQTYARNTLVIEECDLSLLVEDALSIQLPSLHRHGITVTRELSSVPRLRLDKHKVVQILVNLISNAKNAMQALPNRRPHLHVRLVAEGNTALIQVVDNGMGIVPEIRERLFSQGFTTRENGHGLGLHSSALAAKMLGGRILLASEGPGKGATATLELPLAPGGSSKP